A window of the Podospora bellae-mahoneyi strain CBS 112042 chromosome 6, whole genome shotgun sequence genome harbors these coding sequences:
- a CDS encoding hypothetical protein (EggNog:ENOG503P8BC; COG:S) has protein sequence MSTQQTHPTVPLYHPPAPSPFSLPDPDSVAGYKLIELPPDLVALLEGENPPVLTISPSPTSALLSVPSTSKSYSLRQKNTSNALIILEPTDTSGLKAIATLHETVELVPVPTTAAAPEVKKRGKWHEKFASGRK, from the exons ATGTCAACCCAACAAACCCACCCCACAGTCCCCCTCTACCACCCACCAGcgccctcgcccttctccctccctgACCCAGACTCGGTAGCAGGGTACAAACTCATCGAACTCCCACCCGACCTCGTAGCGCTACTAGAGGGGGAGAACCCACCTGT ACTAACaatctctccctccccaacctcggccctcctctccgtcccctccacctcaaaaTCCTACTCCCTCCGCCAAAAAAACACCTCCAacgccctcatcatcctcgaacCAACAGACACCAGCGGTCTAAAAGCCATAGCCACGCTCCACGAAACCGTCGAGCTCGTCCCCGTacccaccaccgctgccgccccCGAGGTCAAAAAGAGGGGAAAGTGGCACGAAAAGTTTGCGAGTGGGAGGAAATAG